A region of Flavobacterium album DNA encodes the following proteins:
- a CDS encoding lipocalin family protein, producing MKKVLGLSLALAFFASCSDDDGPVDMGKLTRKWYQVSTEANGETEPYDENEVCGKDYIEFISGGTFKSVDVYDCDGTMPLMDTSTDTYTTSGHTITVGSGSNTGSVTVEKLNSNELKISYQDDWDGDGDEEKVIETYTSTP from the coding sequence ATGAAAAAAGTATTAGGCTTAAGCCTTGCTTTGGCATTTTTTGCCTCATGTTCTGATGATGATGGACCTGTAGACATGGGCAAACTTACAAGAAAATGGTACCAGGTTTCCACAGAGGCAAATGGTGAAACAGAGCCTTATGACGAAAACGAAGTTTGCGGAAAGGATTATATTGAATTCATCTCCGGCGGCACGTTCAAATCGGTTGATGTTTATGACTGTGACGGAACAATGCCATTAATGGATACAAGCACAGATACTTACACAACAAGCGGACATACAATCACCGTTGGCAGTGGTTCAAACACAGGCTCTGTTACTGTTGAGAAGCTTAATTCAAACGAACTTAAAATATCCTATCAGGATGATTGGGATGGAGATGGAGATGAAGAAAAGGTAATAGAAACCTACACCAGCACACCATAA
- a CDS encoding TonB-dependent receptor produces the protein MKTLFQKTGTEVLRHLGAKGFCRKTLFIAIPAFASLNAFAQQPAVQDSVKPQDYKLDEVLVQAVRAGSKTPVTFSNVSKEELAPRNLGQDIPALLNYLPSVVTTSDAGNGIGYSGIRVRGADATRVNVTINGIPYNDAESQGTFWVNMPDFASSAENIQLQRGVGTSTNGAGAFGASLNVLTDAFKHDSSGEISNSYGSFNSRKHTVKFSTGLMNNRFELAGRLSNIASDGYIDRASSDLKSYFLQGTYVGNTTLIKALVFGGNEKTYQAWNGIDAATLAQDRQFNYSGMYTDADGNTRFYDNETDNYQQDHYQLHWNERLSDVWSTNLAFHYTKGKGYYENYNDNATFADYGLQPVNVNGVTITEEDLITRKWLDNNFYGTTFSANYKGSALDVVFGGAYNKYEGDHYGQVIWSRYSQNTQPGDHYYNDYAAKTDFNAYAKANYSISQKLNLFGDLQYRTVNYKAQGILAAPVDDTFNFFNPKAGLTYTVNTKNTLYFSYARGNKEPRRDDYENGSTKSESLNDFELGWRFKTGNTSVNINTYYMRYKDQLVLTGALNGVGAPVYANSGDSYRMGLEADATIALTDRFTLRPNIAVSDNKNIDFFNETDSGVQNLGKTEIAFSPNVIGACQLIYHHKGFQTMLATKYVGEQFMDNMESDNAKLKAYTTTDFNISYEFKPKAIFKSIVLNGLVNNIFDAKYVSNGYMYGDPYYYPQAGTNFLVGATLKF, from the coding sequence ATGAAAACTTTATTCCAAAAAACAGGTACTGAGGTACTGAGGCACTTAGGTGCTAAAGGCTTCTGCCGAAAAACACTATTTATTGCAATACCCGCATTTGCTTCGTTGAATGCCTTTGCGCAGCAGCCTGCCGTGCAGGACTCTGTTAAACCACAGGATTACAAGCTCGACGAAGTACTGGTACAGGCCGTACGTGCCGGAAGCAAAACACCGGTAACCTTCAGCAATGTTTCCAAAGAAGAGCTTGCCCCGCGCAACCTCGGGCAGGACATCCCGGCATTGCTCAACTACCTCCCTTCTGTTGTTACCACCTCCGATGCCGGTAACGGGATAGGCTATAGCGGTATCCGTGTGCGTGGCGCCGATGCTACCAGGGTAAACGTTACCATCAACGGTATCCCATACAATGATGCCGAATCGCAGGGGACATTCTGGGTAAACATGCCCGATTTCGCTTCTTCGGCAGAGAACATACAGCTACAGCGTGGCGTCGGAACATCTACCAACGGTGCAGGTGCTTTTGGCGCAAGCCTTAACGTACTGACAGATGCCTTCAAACACGATTCCAGTGGTGAGATATCCAACTCGTATGGCAGCTTCAATTCGCGCAAGCATACTGTTAAGTTCAGTACAGGGCTTATGAACAACCGTTTTGAATTAGCCGGGCGTTTGTCGAACATCGCATCCGACGGGTATATCGACCGTGCGTCGTCGGACCTTAAATCGTACTTTTTACAGGGAACCTACGTCGGCAATACCACATTGATAAAGGCATTGGTCTTTGGCGGAAACGAAAAAACCTACCAGGCCTGGAATGGTATTGATGCTGCGACATTGGCACAGGACAGGCAGTTCAACTATTCGGGTATGTATACCGATGCTGACGGCAATACCCGTTTTTATGACAATGAAACCGACAACTACCAGCAGGACCATTACCAGCTGCACTGGAACGAACGCCTCAGCGATGTGTGGAGTACCAACCTGGCGTTTCATTACACCAAAGGGAAAGGCTACTATGAAAACTATAATGACAACGCCACTTTTGCCGATTATGGCCTGCAGCCTGTAAATGTGAATGGCGTAACTATTACCGAGGAAGACCTTATAACCCGCAAATGGCTGGACAACAATTTTTACGGTACTACTTTTTCGGCCAACTATAAAGGCAGCGCGCTCGATGTGGTTTTTGGCGGGGCGTACAACAAGTATGAAGGTGACCATTACGGCCAGGTGATATGGTCGAGGTATTCGCAAAACACACAGCCGGGCGACCATTACTATAACGACTATGCCGCTAAAACCGACTTCAATGCCTATGCAAAAGCCAATTACAGCATTTCGCAGAAGCTGAACCTTTTTGGAGACCTGCAATACCGCACGGTAAACTATAAGGCACAGGGCATTCTTGCCGCCCCGGTGGACGACACCTTTAATTTCTTTAATCCGAAGGCAGGGCTTACTTATACCGTAAACACAAAAAACACCCTTTATTTTTCGTATGCCCGCGGCAACAAGGAACCAAGGCGCGATGACTATGAAAATGGCAGCACCAAGTCGGAAAGCCTTAATGATTTTGAATTAGGATGGCGCTTTAAAACCGGAAATACCAGCGTGAATATAAACACGTATTACATGCGCTACAAAGACCAGCTGGTGCTTACAGGTGCGCTGAATGGCGTGGGGGCTCCCGTATATGCCAACAGTGGCGACAGCTACAGGATGGGACTTGAGGCCGATGCCACGATTGCGCTGACCGACAGGTTTACCCTAAGGCCAAACATTGCTGTAAGCGACAATAAAAACATCGACTTTTTTAATGAGACAGATAGCGGAGTGCAAAACCTGGGCAAAACGGAAATTGCTTTTTCGCCGAATGTTATCGGTGCCTGCCAGCTGATTTATCACCATAAAGGTTTCCAGACCATGCTGGCTACAAAATATGTGGGCGAGCAGTTCATGGATAACATGGAGTCGGATAATGCAAAACTGAAAGCGTATACCACCACCGATTTCAACATCAGCTACGAATTTAAGCCGAAAGCGATATTTAAATCGATCGTACTAAACGGCCTTGTGAATAATATTTTCGATGCGAAATATGTATCCAATGGCTATATGTATGGCGACCCTTACTATTACCCGCAGGCAGGCACTAATTTCCTTGTGGGGGCTACGTTGAAGTTTTAA
- a CDS encoding flavin reductase family protein, whose translation MFSIDPKEMPTAKFQGYLQGAVGPRPIAFASTLDKDGVPNLSPFSFFNAFSSNPPILVFSPARRVRDNTVKHTLINAELNREVVINVVNYDIVQQASLSSTEYADGVNEFEKAGLTMLPSDIVKPFRVKESPVQFECKVLNIVNLGTEGGAGNLIICEVVKMHINEDIMTPDKGGIDQDKIDLVARMGGNWYSRANAGLFEVEKPLTTLGIGVDSIPAFIKESGIFDGNDLGKLGNVETLPTDEEVAIFVKGSFETKAVLSADDEEKKLRMAKELLDNNEVTQAWKVLLAKKDF comes from the coding sequence ATGTTCAGTATCGACCCAAAAGAAATGCCCACTGCTAAATTTCAGGGCTATTTGCAGGGCGCCGTCGGCCCAAGGCCTATCGCTTTTGCAAGCACATTAGACAAGGACGGCGTGCCTAACCTATCGCCATTCAGCTTTTTTAATGCGTTCAGTTCCAATCCCCCGATATTGGTGTTCTCGCCGGCGCGGAGGGTTCGCGACAATACTGTAAAGCACACGCTCATCAATGCCGAACTGAACCGCGAGGTGGTTATTAACGTCGTAAATTACGACATCGTACAGCAGGCATCATTATCGAGTACCGAATATGCCGATGGGGTAAACGAATTCGAGAAAGCAGGCCTTACCATGTTGCCATCGGACATTGTAAAGCCTTTCAGGGTAAAAGAGTCGCCCGTACAGTTTGAATGTAAGGTACTGAACATCGTAAACCTTGGCACCGAAGGCGGGGCCGGCAACCTGATCATCTGCGAAGTGGTGAAAATGCACATTAACGAAGACATTATGACGCCCGATAAAGGCGGTATCGACCAGGACAAGATCGACCTTGTGGCGCGTATGGGAGGAAACTGGTACAGCCGTGCCAATGCAGGGCTTTTTGAAGTGGAAAAGCCACTCACCACACTGGGAATAGGTGTCGACTCCATTCCGGCCTTCATAAAAGAGAGCGGGATATTTGACGGAAATGACCTTGGCAAATTAGGCAATGTAGAAACGTTGCCCACTGACGAAGAAGTTGCTATATTTGTAAAAGGCAGCTTTGAAACCAAAGCCGTACTGAGCGCTGACGATGAGGAAAAAAAGCTCAGGATGGCAAAGGAACTGCTTGATAATAACGAGGTAACACAGGCATGGAAAGTGCTGCTGGCAAAGAAAGATTTTTAA
- the greA gene encoding transcription elongation factor GreA encodes MSTVSYYTAEGLKKLRDELDQLKSIERPKASQAIAEARDKGDLSENAEYDAAKEAQGLLELKIAKMEELVSNARLIDESQLDLSKALVLSTVKIKNQANGMEMKYTLVAESEADLKTGKISVTSPIGRGLLGKSVGETAEIQVPNGTLKFDVLEISRD; translated from the coding sequence ATGAGTACAGTATCTTACTACACAGCAGAGGGACTAAAAAAATTGAGGGACGAGCTGGACCAGCTTAAAAGCATAGAACGCCCAAAAGCCAGCCAGGCCATAGCCGAGGCAAGGGATAAAGGCGACCTTTCTGAAAATGCCGAATATGATGCCGCTAAAGAAGCACAGGGCCTTCTTGAACTTAAGATAGCCAAGATGGAAGAATTGGTATCCAATGCCCGCCTTATAGACGAATCGCAGCTAGACCTGTCTAAGGCGCTGGTGCTTTCTACCGTAAAAATAAAGAACCAGGCTAATGGCATGGAAATGAAATATACCCTTGTTGCCGAAAGCGAAGCCGACCTGAAAACAGGGAAAATATCGGTAACATCGCCTATCGGAAGGGGACTTCTTGGCAAATCTGTAGGCGAGACCGCAGAGATACAGGTGCCTAACGGTACACTGAAATTTGACGTGCTTGAAATATCGAGAGACTAA
- a CDS encoding Rieske (2Fe-2S) protein, with protein MKKYILLLVAVAFLSGCDKDNYNNNNKYLPNYNFSIDIDMNLPLYSPLQFTANPVRISQAGIGINGIIVMNTGSGYTAFEASCPNQALGSCSALTINGVNVVCGCDNVTYSLFTGLATTPVQYPLKPYRVQVVGQNTLRVYN; from the coding sequence ATGAAAAAATATATTTTATTGCTGGTTGCCGTTGCTTTTCTCTCAGGGTGCGATAAGGACAATTACAACAACAATAACAAATACCTGCCTAACTATAACTTTTCTATAGACATCGACATGAACCTGCCGCTGTACAGCCCGCTGCAGTTCACCGCAAATCCGGTGCGCATCTCTCAGGCCGGCATAGGCATCAATGGCATTATAGTGATGAATACCGGCAGCGGCTATACGGCTTTCGAGGCAAGCTGCCCCAACCAGGCCCTTGGTTCCTGCTCTGCGCTTACTATAAATGGTGTCAATGTGGTGTGCGGATGTGATAACGTAACTTACAGCCTTTTTACCGGACTTGCCACTACCCCGGTGCAGTACCCGCTGAAGCCCTACAGGGTACAGGTGGTAGGCCAGAATACCTTAAGGGTATACAACTAA
- a CDS encoding lipocalin family protein: MKNLLSLFLTVMLFASCEPEGSSKQSKLYARWYNVATIQNSVTTPYEHKPCAKDYLDFNSSDVVRSYKVIECDGSQVNAVNKKSGVYTKEGRVVTIKLDGEPDWVVNVESIKDSILTISETVNGKEVIHTYTSVP; this comes from the coding sequence ATGAAAAATTTACTAAGCCTGTTTCTTACGGTTATGCTTTTTGCATCCTGTGAGCCGGAAGGTTCATCAAAACAAAGCAAGCTATATGCACGATGGTACAATGTAGCAACAATTCAAAACAGTGTAACCACCCCTTACGAGCATAAGCCTTGCGCGAAAGATTACCTCGACTTCAATTCAAGTGATGTTGTGAGGAGTTATAAGGTTATTGAATGTGATGGCTCCCAGGTAAACGCTGTCAACAAAAAATCGGGAGTCTACACAAAAGAGGGAAGAGTTGTAACCATTAAATTAGACGGCGAGCCTGACTGGGTAGTTAACGTAGAATCCATAAAAGATTCGATCTTAACGATTTCTGAAACGGTAAACGGTAAGGAAGTAATTCATACCTACACAAGCGTTCCCTAA
- a CDS encoding HIT family protein produces the protein MSSIFTKIINGEIPAYKITEDDNYLAFLDVNPNAKGHTLCIPKQEIDKLFDMEEEHYLGLMQFSRKVAKALEKTVPCKRIGMAVIGLEVPHAHVHLIPLSEMDEIRFSNKVKMEKEEFEELAKAIASNL, from the coding sequence ATGAGCTCTATATTCACCAAAATAATAAACGGCGAGATTCCGGCTTATAAAATAACAGAGGACGACAACTACCTCGCTTTCCTGGATGTGAACCCCAATGCAAAAGGCCACACACTCTGTATTCCCAAACAGGAGATCGATAAACTGTTCGACATGGAGGAAGAGCACTACCTGGGCCTGATGCAGTTTTCCCGAAAAGTAGCGAAGGCGCTGGAGAAAACCGTGCCCTGCAAGCGCATAGGTATGGCTGTGATAGGTCTTGAAGTCCCGCATGCACATGTGCACCTTATACCTCTGAGTGAAATGGATGAAATTCGTTTTTCCAATAAGGTAAAAATGGAAAAAGAAGAATTTGAGGAGCTGGCAAAAGCGATTGCCTCAAACCTTTAA
- the rplU gene encoding 50S ribosomal protein L21 produces the protein MYAIVEIAGQQFKVSKDQKVFVHRLEGKEGDAVTFAKVLMLDDNGAITLGAPAIEGASVEAKVLQHLKGDKVIVFKKKRRKGFKKKNGHRQALTQIQISGIIGAGAAPKKKAAAKKADATETAE, from the coding sequence ATGTACGCAATCGTAGAGATAGCAGGGCAGCAATTTAAAGTTAGCAAAGACCAAAAGGTATTTGTTCACCGTCTTGAAGGCAAAGAGGGCGACGCGGTTACATTCGCGAAAGTTCTTATGCTTGATGACAACGGAGCAATCACCCTTGGCGCCCCGGCTATAGAAGGTGCTTCAGTAGAAGCCAAAGTGCTGCAGCACTTAAAAGGAGACAAAGTAATCGTTTTCAAAAAGAAAAGGAGAAAAGGCTTCAAAAAGAAAAACGGACACCGTCAGGCTTTAACGCAGATCCAGATCTCTGGCATCATCGGAGCAGGCGCAGCGCCAAAGAAAAAAGCTGCTGCTAAAAAAGCGGACGCAACTGAAACTGCAGAATAA
- a CDS encoding DUF3127 domain-containing protein, translating to MEVSGRIKMIDETKAFGANGFRKREMVVTTDEQYPQHIMIEFTQDKCDLLNNYRAGEPVKVSINLRGREWVNPQGETKYFNSIQGWRIEKLQPEAPQGGAPSYQQAPPPQAHDSFQPASNYKEEEHDDLPF from the coding sequence ATGGAAGTTTCAGGAAGGATCAAGATGATTGACGAGACCAAAGCCTTTGGCGCTAACGGTTTCAGGAAAAGGGAAATGGTGGTTACTACAGATGAGCAGTACCCCCAGCATATAATGATAGAGTTCACGCAGGACAAATGCGACCTGCTGAACAACTACAGGGCAGGAGAGCCTGTAAAAGTTTCCATAAACCTGAGGGGCCGCGAGTGGGTGAACCCACAGGGAGAGACAAAATACTTCAACTCGATCCAGGGATGGAGGATAGAAAAGCTGCAGCCTGAAGCACCGCAGGGAGGAGCACCATCGTACCAGCAGGCACCGCCGCCACAGGCACACGATTCTTTCCAGCCGGCAAGCAACTATAAAGAAGAAGAACACGACGACCTTCCTTTTTAA
- a CDS encoding sensor histidine kinase, which translates to MQITDKRAVTRWFIIIASFLIVVLIVWNTYFMFQTFKDEERNKMKLWVQSQEAVNRADENTDVTLPQTIIESNNTIPILLVQKNEGKDVIVANRNLPEEIARDTTALRKMFEKIKEENTPIAMRGAFDSMQYIYYGNSTLLNQLKYYPIALVLIIVLFGAVVYNFYRATKMSSQNRLWAGMAKETAHQIGTPLSSLLGWIEIMKADNVDETTIEEIEKDVNRLQTIAERFSKIGSEPLLEERDIVAETENAFDYLRARASSQVEFNFRSPNHPVMVMLNPELHSWTIENLVKNAIDAMKGKGRLDIVVDEREKFVKVKVSDTGKGIPKSQFSKVFEPGFTTKKRGWGLGLSLTKRIVEEYHKGKIKVLNSEVGKGTTMQASYKRV; encoded by the coding sequence ATGCAAATTACCGATAAAAGGGCTGTAACCCGATGGTTCATTATTATAGCTTCTTTTCTTATTGTGGTGCTCATTGTTTGGAATACCTATTTTATGTTCCAGACCTTTAAGGATGAGGAACGCAACAAAATGAAATTATGGGTACAATCGCAGGAAGCTGTAAACCGGGCTGATGAGAATACCGATGTTACCCTGCCACAGACCATTATAGAAAGCAACAATACCATCCCGATCCTCCTTGTGCAAAAAAATGAAGGCAAAGATGTTATTGTAGCCAACAGGAACCTGCCGGAAGAGATAGCCCGTGACACGACAGCATTGCGAAAGATGTTCGAAAAAATAAAAGAAGAGAACACCCCTATAGCAATGCGTGGCGCATTCGATAGTATGCAGTATATCTATTACGGCAATTCTACCCTGCTCAACCAGCTAAAATATTACCCAATAGCGCTGGTGCTTATTATTGTGCTTTTCGGTGCAGTGGTATATAACTTTTACCGTGCTACCAAAATGAGCTCGCAAAACCGCCTTTGGGCCGGTATGGCCAAAGAAACCGCCCACCAGATAGGTACGCCGCTGTCGTCGCTCCTGGGGTGGATCGAGATCATGAAGGCCGATAATGTGGATGAGACAACGATCGAAGAAATAGAAAAAGACGTGAACCGCCTGCAGACCATTGCAGAGCGCTTTTCTAAAATTGGATCGGAGCCATTGCTTGAAGAAAGGGATATCGTAGCCGAGACCGAAAACGCGTTCGATTACCTCAGGGCCAGGGCATCGAGCCAGGTGGAGTTCAATTTCCGTTCGCCCAACCATCCTGTAATGGTGATGCTTAACCCCGAGCTGCACAGCTGGACCATAGAAAACCTGGTGAAAAATGCCATAGATGCCATGAAAGGGAAAGGCAGGTTGGACATTGTTGTGGATGAGCGCGAAAAATTTGTAAAGGTAAAAGTAAGCGATACGGGGAAAGGCATACCGAAATCCCAGTTCAGCAAAGTGTTCGAGCCGGGCTTTACCACCAAAAAGAGGGGGTGGGGACTCGGGCTTTCGCTAACCAAGCGCATTGTGGAAGAATACCACAAGGGCAAGATAAAAGTCCTCAATTCCGAAGTAGGGAAGGGAACCACCATGCAGGCCAGTTACAAGAGGGTATAA
- the aat gene encoding leucyl/phenylalanyl-tRNA--protein transferase yields the protein MYFLSRELYFPPVDEASPEGIVAIGGDLSPERLLLAYRSGIFPWFEDDEPILWWSPPERMVLLFDELKISKSMRNILNRNMFRVTFNTAFADVIANCRDIKRDGQQGTWITDAMTEAYCTLHSLGFAKSVEVWHEDALVGGLYGVDLGHIFCGESMFSKMPNASKVAFIALCKKLQAENYRLLDCQVHNDHLESLGAREILREDFLEVLQG from the coding sequence ATGTATTTTCTGTCGCGCGAACTGTATTTCCCCCCTGTTGACGAGGCTTCGCCGGAAGGCATCGTGGCCATTGGCGGCGACCTTTCGCCCGAACGCCTGCTGCTGGCCTACCGCAGCGGCATCTTCCCGTGGTTTGAGGATGACGAGCCAATATTGTGGTGGAGTCCGCCGGAGCGGATGGTGTTACTTTTTGACGAGCTAAAGATATCAAAGAGCATGCGAAACATCCTGAACCGGAATATGTTTCGGGTTACATTCAATACCGCTTTTGCCGATGTTATTGCCAACTGCCGCGATATAAAACGCGACGGGCAGCAGGGCACCTGGATAACTGATGCTATGACCGAAGCCTACTGCACCCTGCACTCATTAGGATTTGCCAAATCGGTAGAGGTTTGGCATGAGGATGCCCTTGTGGGCGGATTGTATGGCGTGGATCTTGGTCACATCTTTTGCGGGGAAAGTATGTTCTCGAAAATGCCCAATGCCAGCAAGGTAGCTTTTATAGCCTTATGCAAAAAGCTGCAGGCCGAAAACTACAGGCTGTTGGACTGCCAGGTACACAACGACCACCTCGAAAGCCTTGGCGCGCGGGAGATATTGCGGGAGGATTTTTTAGAGGTGCTGCAGGGTTGA
- the rpmA gene encoding 50S ribosomal protein L27 produces MAHKKGVGSSKNGRESESKRLGVKIYGGQAAIAGNIIVRQRGSKHNPGENVYMGKDHTLHAKVDGVVKFQKKGDNKSFVSIVPFEA; encoded by the coding sequence ATGGCTCACAAGAAAGGTGTCGGTAGTTCCAAGAACGGTAGGGAATCGGAGTCGAAACGTTTAGGCGTTAAGATATATGGCGGCCAGGCTGCTATTGCCGGAAACATCATCGTAAGGCAACGTGGTTCTAAGCACAACCCGGGCGAGAACGTGTACATGGGCAAAGACCATACACTACACGCTAAAGTTGACGGAGTTGTTAAGTTCCAGAAGAAAGGTGACAACAAGTCATTCGTTTCTATAGTTCCATTCGAAGCTTAA
- the arfB gene encoding alternative ribosome rescue aminoacyl-tRNA hydrolase ArfB: MDKDKIIQELTFKAVRSSGAGGQNVNKVASKVVLSFDLANSQSLTDEEKALAEMRLASRLTNEKVVVLQCDEDRSQFRNKDIVIKRFFEMMDNALKEVKPRKPTKIPRAVIKKRIENKRRQSEIKQSRRRPNF; encoded by the coding sequence ATGGACAAAGATAAAATAATACAAGAACTCACCTTTAAGGCCGTGCGCAGCAGTGGCGCCGGGGGGCAGAACGTGAATAAAGTCGCCTCCAAGGTAGTGCTGAGCTTTGACCTGGCTAATTCGCAGTCGCTTACCGATGAAGAGAAAGCGCTTGCCGAAATGCGCCTTGCATCACGACTTACAAACGAGAAAGTAGTAGTCCTGCAATGCGACGAAGACCGCAGCCAGTTCCGTAATAAAGACATTGTAATAAAGCGCTTTTTCGAAATGATGGATAACGCGCTTAAGGAAGTAAAGCCCAGAAAGCCTACGAAAATACCACGTGCGGTCATCAAGAAGCGCATCGAAAATAAGAGGCGGCAATCGGAAATAAAGCAATCGCGGAGGAGGCCAAATTTTTAG
- a CDS encoding SRPBCC family protein, translating to MPRIVLKTLINAPSGVVFDLSRSIDLHKISTSHTGEEAIAGTTSGLIGMGESVTWRAKHFGIWQELTSEITAFDPPRYFVDEMRKGAFRGFRHEHIFTEENDATLMTDIFDYQSPYGIFGRIADALFLEKYMRNLLAERNRIIKEFAEDETKYRTVLM from the coding sequence ATGCCGCGCATCGTACTCAAAACACTTATTAATGCACCTTCTGGGGTAGTTTTCGACCTTTCTCGAAGTATCGACCTGCATAAGATTTCCACCTCGCATACCGGGGAAGAAGCTATTGCCGGCACAACATCCGGGCTTATAGGCATGGGCGAAAGCGTTACCTGGCGGGCAAAGCATTTCGGTATCTGGCAGGAGCTCACCTCAGAAATAACGGCCTTCGACCCGCCCCGTTATTTTGTCGACGAAATGAGAAAAGGCGCTTTCAGGGGATTCCGTCATGAGCACATTTTTACCGAAGAAAATGATGCTACCCTTATGACCGACATATTCGACTACCAAAGCCCCTATGGGATTTTTGGCCGGATAGCCGACGCGCTTTTCCTTGAAAAGTATATGCGGAACCTACTTGCCGAACGTAACCGTATCATAAAAGAATTTGCAGAAGACGAAACGAAATACCGTACGGTTTTAATGTAA